In Ochrobactrum vermis, the following proteins share a genomic window:
- a CDS encoding IS3 family transposase (programmed frameshift): MSKYSSTFKQEIVAYYGDGGHSYREVGLRFGLDYSMVRRWVASHAAHGVAGLSRKHSHYDAQFRLSVLERMWKDGLSRRQVAALFNIRSAACVSVWEDRYERGGLEALAPRRKGRPRSMPKPPVAAPPSLVADGDGLPSDEARTREELLAELAYLRMENDYLKKPGGLNAGASNAERAQAVQALRPLHPLEGLLALSGLARSTFYYQLKVLSSGDRHEALKSTIRSIFDEHKGRYGYRRVTAAIRGRGDAVNHKTVQRLMVEMGLKSLVRPKKYRSYKGGAGRVAPDLLQRQFSARRMHQKWVTDVTEFNVAGEKLFLSPIMDLHNGEIIAFETARRPVFKLVKDMLGRALSLLDDENRPILHSDQGWQYQTPEWRRMLESSNIAASMSRKGNCLDNAAMESFFATLKSEFFYPNRFDSIDSLRDGVEDYIHYYNNDRIRMKLKGLSPVQYRTQPLNNPSL, translated from the exons ATGTCGAAATACAGCAGCACGTTCAAGCAGGAGATCGTCGCGTACTACGGCGACGGCGGGCACAGCTACCGAGAGGTAGGTCTTCGTTTCGGGCTCGACTATTCCATGGTCCGCCGGTGGGTCGCCAGTCACGCGGCACATGGCGTGGCTGGCTTATCTCGCAAGCACAGCCATTATGATGCACAGTTCAGGCTGTCGGTCCTTGAGCGGATGTGGAAGGATGGATTGTCCCGTCGGCAGGTGGCTGCGCTTTTTAATATTCGCAGCGCAGCTTGCGTGTCAGTCTGGGAGGATCGATATGAGCGCGGCGGCCTTGAGGCCTTGGCTCCGCGCCGAAAAGGGAGGCCGCGATCTATGCCGAAGCCACCTGTCGCCGCACCGCCGAGCCTGGTTGCCGACGGGGATGGATTGCCAAGTGATGAAGCCAGGACCCGCGAGGAATTGCTGGCAGAACTGGCCTATCTGCGCATGGAGAACGACTATCTAAAAAAAC CTGGAGGCCTTAACGCAGGCGCGTCAAACGCCGAACGGGCGCAAGCCGTCCAGGCGTTAAGGCCGCTCCATCCGCTTGAAGGGCTGCTTGCGCTTTCGGGTCTGGCGCGCAGCACGTTCTATTATCAGCTCAAGGTGCTGTCGTCAGGCGACCGGCATGAGGCCTTGAAATCGACGATCCGCTCCATCTTCGATGAGCACAAGGGCCGCTACGGCTATCGCCGGGTGACGGCGGCGATCCGTGGGCGTGGGGACGCAGTCAATCACAAGACCGTCCAGCGGCTGATGGTCGAGATGGGGCTGAAGTCTCTGGTTCGACCCAAGAAGTACCGTTCCTACAAGGGTGGGGCTGGCCGTGTGGCACCCGATCTACTGCAACGTCAGTTCTCGGCCAGACGGATGCATCAGAAGTGGGTCACAGATGTCACCGAGTTCAATGTCGCCGGGGAGAAGCTGTTCCTGTCACCCATCATGGACCTTCACAACGGCGAGATCATCGCCTTCGAGACAGCCAGACGACCCGTCTTCAAGCTGGTCAAGGACATGCTCGGCAGGGCATTGAGCCTGCTCGATGACGAGAACAGGCCAATCCTGCATTCCGATCAGGGTTGGCAGTATCAGACGCCAGAATGGCGCCGGATGCTCGAAAGCAGCAATATCGCAGCAAGCATGTCACGCAAGGGAAACTGCCTCGACAATGCCGCCATGGAAAGCTTCTTCGCGACGCTCAAGTCCGAGTTCTTCTATCCCAACCGCTTCGACAGCATTGACAGTCTGCGCGATGGCGTTGAGGACTACATTCACTACTACAACAACGATCGCATTCGCATGAAACTAAAAGGGCTGAGCCCTGTGCAATACAGGACCCAGCCCTTAAATAATCCCAGCCTATGA
- a CDS encoding DUF2267 domain-containing protein yields the protein MEELIARITSKVGIDAATAEKAVGMILAFLQKEGPEAEVQKLLAAFPGAQEAIAQVKGGGFLSGLMGGVMGLGSQLMGAGLGMGEISGVAKETIRFAKEKAGDEPVDAVIGAIPGLGQFV from the coding sequence ATGGAAGAACTGATCGCGCGCATCACCTCCAAAGTTGGCATCGATGCGGCAACGGCAGAAAAGGCAGTCGGCATGATCCTCGCCTTCCTGCAGAAGGAAGGTCCGGAAGCAGAGGTCCAGAAGCTTCTGGCTGCGTTTCCTGGCGCTCAGGAAGCAATTGCCCAGGTCAAGGGCGGCGGGTTTCTCTCCGGCCTGATGGGCGGCGTGATGGGTCTTGGCTCTCAGCTCATGGGCGCAGGCCTGGGCATGGGTGAAATTTCCGGCGTTGCCAAGGAAACCATCCGCTTTGCCAAGGAGAAGGCCGGTGACGAACCGGTTGACGCCGTTATCGGTGCAATTCCGGGCCTCGGCCAGTTCGTCTGA
- a CDS encoding AMP-binding protein: MQQRASYVHGASDKLLIGNTIGRHLDQIAEKYPERPAVIVRHQNVRLTYFELRQRTDELAEGFLAIGLRPGERLGIWSPNNLEWILTQFASAKAGLILVNINPAYRAHELEYVLAKVECAALILAPSLKTSNYIDILRGIVPELDEARPGHLMSERLPTLRSVIRLGAEQTAGMLNFDDVAQSGDDVTREELALLADELQFDDPINIQFTSGTTGSPKGATLSHHNILNNGFFVGEAMQLSEQDRLCIPVPFYHCFGMVLGNLACFTHGSCMVIPNDSFDPLLTLQTVEEEQCTGLHGVPTMFIAMLDHPEFSRFDLTSLRTGIMAGSPCPIEVMRRVVSEMHQSEITIAYGMTETSPVSFQSSTTDPMERRVSTVGRIHPHLEVKIIDADGKVVPRGEKGELLTRGYSVMRGYWNDAESSAGAIDDAGWMHTGDLATIDEEGYCNIVGRIKDLIIRGGENIYPREIEEFLFTHPAISDVQIFGIPDRKFGEIICAWVKLHKEGHLTEEELAEYCRQRIAHYKVPAHIRFVDQFPMTVTGKIQKFVMRQVMIEELELQEIRTA; this comes from the coding sequence ATGCAGCAGCGGGCCAGCTATGTTCATGGTGCGAGCGACAAGCTTCTCATCGGCAATACGATCGGTCGGCATCTCGACCAGATCGCTGAAAAATATCCCGAGCGACCTGCCGTCATCGTCCGGCACCAGAATGTCCGGCTGACTTATTTTGAACTCAGACAACGGACTGACGAACTTGCCGAAGGCTTTCTTGCCATCGGGCTACGCCCCGGCGAGCGTCTCGGCATATGGTCGCCGAACAATCTCGAATGGATTCTCACCCAGTTCGCCAGCGCAAAAGCGGGACTGATCCTCGTCAACATCAACCCGGCCTATCGCGCGCATGAGCTGGAATATGTGCTGGCAAAAGTCGAATGCGCGGCGCTTATACTCGCACCGTCGCTGAAGACCAGCAATTATATCGATATTCTGCGCGGCATCGTGCCTGAGCTCGACGAAGCCCGGCCCGGCCATTTGATGTCCGAGCGGCTTCCCACTCTGCGGTCAGTGATCCGGCTCGGTGCGGAACAGACCGCGGGCATGCTAAATTTTGACGATGTCGCCCAATCCGGCGATGACGTCACGCGCGAGGAACTGGCGCTTCTTGCCGACGAACTGCAATTCGACGATCCCATCAATATCCAGTTCACCAGCGGCACGACAGGAAGCCCGAAGGGCGCAACGCTCTCCCACCACAACATTCTCAATAACGGCTTTTTCGTTGGCGAGGCGATGCAGCTTTCCGAACAGGACCGGCTCTGCATTCCGGTGCCGTTCTACCATTGCTTCGGCATGGTGCTCGGCAACCTTGCCTGCTTCACCCACGGCTCCTGCATGGTGATCCCGAACGACAGTTTCGACCCTCTCCTGACGCTTCAAACTGTCGAGGAAGAGCAATGCACCGGCCTGCATGGCGTGCCGACAATGTTCATTGCGATGCTGGATCATCCGGAGTTCAGCCGTTTTGATCTCACCAGCCTGCGCACCGGCATCATGGCCGGATCGCCCTGCCCCATCGAAGTGATGCGACGTGTCGTGAGCGAGATGCACCAGAGCGAAATCACCATCGCCTACGGCATGACCGAGACAAGCCCGGTGAGTTTCCAGAGTTCGACGACCGATCCAATGGAGCGGCGTGTCTCAACGGTCGGACGTATTCACCCGCATCTGGAGGTGAAGATCATCGATGCGGATGGCAAGGTGGTTCCGCGCGGCGAAAAGGGCGAATTGCTCACGCGCGGCTACAGCGTTATGCGCGGTTACTGGAACGATGCGGAAAGCTCGGCAGGCGCTATCGACGATGCGGGCTGGATGCACACCGGCGACCTCGCGACGATCGACGAAGAAGGCTATTGCAACATTGTCGGGCGCATCAAGGATCTTATCATTCGCGGCGGCGAGAACATCTATCCACGCGAGATCGAGGAATTCCTCTTCACCCACCCCGCGATCAGCGATGTCCAGATATTCGGCATTCCCGACCGGAAGTTTGGCGAAATCATCTGCGCATGGGTGAAGCTGCACAAGGAAGGCCATCTAACCGAGGAAGAACTGGCCGAATACTGCCGACAGCGGATCGCACATTACAAGGTTCCCGCCCACATACGCTTCGTGGATCAGTTTCCGATGACTGTGACCGGCAAGATCCAGAAATTCGTCATGCGACAGGTCATGATCGAGGAGCTGGAACTGCAGGAAATTCGAACGGCGTAG
- a CDS encoding S9 family peptidase, which yields MSQSSSQLQPPHAAKHPVNDTRHGITRTDDYAWLRADNWQEVFKDPSVLAPEIRSHLEAENAYQAALMNDTEALQKTLFAEMRARIKEDDSSVPSKDGPFAYGVSYRTGGEQPYFIRTPRDGGTETILLDGDVEGKDKAYFRLASADHAPDHKLLIWGYDDKGSEFYKLKVRDLSSMKDLEDIVTDTNGGGAWDAESKGFFYTRLDENHRPSKVFYHRVGTDQSSDRLIYEEKDPGFFLGVGGSALDDYIFIDIHDHETSECWLLPANDPAAKPQLIMERKTGTEYDIAPGGDVFYILTNADGAKDFKICQAPAAAPQPENWVEVVAEKPGRLILSHSAYKHHLVWMERDNGLPRIVIRDRETGEQHAIAFDEEAHSLGLHGSAEYDTDVIRFSYSSMTTPEQLFDYNMRTRERKLLKTQEVPSGHNAQDYVTRRVFAKASDGELVPVSLLYHKNTKLDGSAPCLLYGYGSYGITIPASFSTSRLSLVDRGFVYAIAHIRGGKDKGFAWYENGKRGKKVNTFTDFIAAAKHLVAEGFTSHDRIVAHGGSAGGMLMGAIANMAPDAFGGIIAEVPFVDVLNTMLDDTLPLTPPEWPEWGNPITSEAEYRTIAGYSPYDNVSRQAYPAILAVAGLTDPRVTYWEPAKWVARLRELKTNNHPVLFRINMDAGHAGASGRFSRLEEVAYTYAFALKVTGKAGGTL from the coding sequence ATGTCTCAAAGCTCCTCCCAACTTCAACCGCCGCATGCAGCCAAACATCCGGTAAATGACACCCGCCACGGGATCACACGCACCGACGATTATGCTTGGTTGCGCGCAGATAACTGGCAGGAAGTATTCAAGGATCCGTCGGTTCTGGCCCCCGAAATTCGTTCGCATCTGGAAGCAGAGAATGCCTATCAGGCAGCCCTGATGAACGACACGGAAGCGCTGCAGAAAACGCTATTTGCTGAAATGCGTGCACGCATCAAGGAAGACGACTCGTCCGTTCCGTCCAAGGATGGCCCTTTCGCCTATGGCGTTTCCTACCGGACCGGCGGCGAACAGCCCTATTTCATTCGAACCCCGCGTGACGGCGGAACCGAGACGATCCTCCTCGACGGCGATGTCGAAGGCAAGGACAAGGCCTATTTCCGCCTTGCCTCGGCTGATCATGCGCCGGATCACAAGCTTTTGATCTGGGGATATGACGACAAGGGTTCAGAATTCTACAAGCTAAAAGTCCGTGATCTTTCTTCGATGAAGGATCTCGAAGACATCGTCACCGATACGAATGGCGGTGGCGCGTGGGATGCCGAGAGCAAGGGCTTCTTCTATACGCGGCTCGACGAAAATCATCGACCGTCCAAGGTTTTCTATCACAGGGTCGGCACGGATCAGTCGAGCGACCGGCTGATCTATGAAGAGAAAGACCCAGGCTTCTTTCTCGGCGTCGGCGGATCGGCGCTGGACGATTATATCTTCATCGACATTCACGACCATGAGACGTCGGAATGCTGGCTCCTGCCCGCCAATGACCCGGCGGCAAAGCCGCAGCTCATCATGGAACGCAAGACCGGCACGGAATATGACATCGCGCCGGGCGGTGACGTGTTCTACATCCTGACCAATGCGGACGGAGCCAAGGATTTCAAGATCTGCCAGGCACCGGCTGCAGCGCCTCAGCCTGAAAACTGGGTAGAGGTCGTGGCGGAAAAGCCGGGACGGCTGATCCTGTCGCACTCCGCCTACAAGCATCATCTTGTCTGGATGGAGCGCGACAATGGCCTGCCCCGCATCGTGATCCGTGACCGTGAAACCGGCGAGCAACACGCCATCGCCTTCGATGAGGAAGCCCATTCACTCGGCCTTCATGGCAGCGCCGAATATGATACGGATGTGATCCGCTTTTCCTATTCATCCATGACGACGCCGGAACAGCTCTTCGACTACAATATGCGGACGCGGGAGCGGAAGCTCTTGAAAACGCAGGAAGTTCCTTCCGGCCACAACGCCCAGGACTATGTTACGCGTCGTGTCTTCGCAAAGGCATCGGATGGCGAGCTGGTGCCGGTATCCCTGCTCTATCACAAGAATACGAAGCTCGACGGCTCGGCACCCTGCCTGCTCTATGGTTACGGTTCCTACGGCATCACCATTCCCGCAAGCTTCAGCACGTCGCGGCTGTCGCTGGTGGATCGGGGCTTCGTCTATGCCATTGCCCATATTCGCGGCGGCAAGGACAAGGGTTTCGCCTGGTACGAAAACGGCAAGCGCGGCAAGAAGGTGAACACCTTCACCGACTTCATTGCCGCCGCAAAACACCTTGTTGCAGAAGGCTTCACCAGTCATGACCGCATCGTTGCCCATGGCGGTTCGGCAGGCGGCATGCTGATGGGCGCGATTGCCAATATGGCGCCCGACGCGTTCGGCGGCATCATAGCCGAAGTGCCGTTCGTCGATGTGCTGAACACGATGCTGGACGACACGCTGCCGCTGACCCCGCCGGAATGGCCCGAATGGGGCAATCCGATCACATCGGAAGCGGAATACCGGACCATCGCAGGCTATTCGCCCTACGACAATGTCAGCCGTCAGGCCTATCCGGCCATATTGGCCGTGGCAGGTCTAACAGATCCGCGCGTTACTTACTGGGAGCCCGCCAAATGGGTCGCCAGACTGCGTGAACTGAAGACCAACAACCATCCGGTGCTGTTCCGTATCAATATGGATGCGGGCCATGCCGGGGCGTCGGGTCGCTTCTCGCGGCTGGAAGAAGTCGCCTACACCTATGCCTTCGCACTCAAGGTGACAGGCAAGGCGGGCGGCACGCTCTGA
- a CDS encoding MucR family transcriptional regulator — protein sequence MENLDTHDESTELLLSLTADVVAAYVGNNSIRAGELPLLIAEVHAAFKRHVEREEAPVVVEKPKPAVNPKKSVHDDYIICLEDGKKFKSLKRHLMTHYNMTPEQYREKWDLDPNYPMVAPNYAAARSRLAKKMGLGRKPKDA from the coding sequence ATGGAAAATCTGGACACGCACGACGAGAGCACAGAACTGCTTCTGAGCCTTACTGCAGATGTTGTAGCTGCATATGTCGGCAATAATTCGATTCGCGCTGGCGAACTGCCGCTGCTGATCGCCGAAGTACATGCTGCTTTCAAGCGCCACGTCGAACGCGAAGAAGCGCCTGTCGTCGTTGAGAAGCCGAAGCCTGCCGTCAATCCGAAGAAGTCGGTTCATGACGACTACATCATCTGCCTCGAAGACGGCAAGAAGTTCAAGTCGCTCAAGCGTCACCTGATGACCCATTACAACATGACGCCTGAACAGTACCGCGAAAAGTGGGATCTCGACCCGAACTATCCGATGGTCGCTCCCAACTACGCTGCTGCTCGTTCGCGTCTGGCGAAGAAGATGGGCCTGGGCCGCAAGCCTAAGGACGCTTAA
- a CDS encoding cytoplasmic protein, producing the protein MEADLKQARALFFARQKQNQLTAMQRIALQIIAGIDLDEVLKAPQEEKERTKRRLTRLMERERQKGVCGHWSYDLNRHIALKQAFDRIG; encoded by the coding sequence ATGGAAGCAGATCTTAAACAGGCCCGCGCACTATTTTTTGCCCGACAGAAGCAGAATCAACTGACGGCCATGCAGCGTATTGCCTTGCAGATCATTGCGGGCATCGATCTGGATGAAGTTCTGAAAGCACCGCAAGAGGAGAAGGAACGAACCAAGCGGCGCCTGACGCGCCTTATGGAAAGAGAGCGGCAGAAAGGCGTGTGCGGGCATTGGAGTTATGATCTGAACCGGCATATTGCGCTGAAGCAGGCATTCGACCGGATCGGATGA
- a CDS encoding helix-turn-helix domain-containing protein, translating to MELSDVIHTRAEAFEALKLLAARHGRSLSLERVEGVADRSRQQQNMVLCDALIDLLVAMFGVSGTELRSPLRCRREVARVRQIGMYVAHTAFGMAMREVAAGFARDRTTVMHACHLVEDMRDDTEFDAIVSTFERIAQSAFTDWRMAA from the coding sequence TTGGAACTATCGGATGTCATTCATACACGGGCGGAAGCTTTCGAAGCGTTGAAGTTGCTTGCGGCGCGGCATGGGCGAAGCCTTAGTCTCGAAAGAGTGGAGGGCGTCGCCGACCGTTCGCGGCAGCAGCAGAATATGGTGCTGTGCGATGCCCTTATCGACCTGCTCGTGGCAATGTTCGGTGTTTCCGGCACTGAACTGCGGTCTCCGTTGCGGTGCAGACGGGAGGTCGCGCGCGTGCGGCAGATCGGCATGTATGTCGCGCATACGGCTTTCGGCATGGCGATGCGTGAAGTGGCCGCTGGATTTGCGCGGGACCGGACAACAGTGATGCACGCCTGCCATCTGGTGGAAGACATGCGTGACGATACCGAATTCGATGCAATCGTCTCGACCTTCGAACGGATTGCGCAAAGTGCTTTCACGGACTGGAGGATGGCGGCATGA
- a CDS encoding DUF6456 domain-containing protein, with translation MTKQLSVSEARIMCFLKNGVCEVQDSVRATHVLLATDQGTIAASRSELDVMQKKGLLRWDEERLVASPHCAKRLKEDNKPLPRPAENAQTIEYLQGEKVEINPEESPLAMLYRRRNANGSTFISESEFLAGERLRADFTRGSLMPSVTMRWDTGVGGGRSGPGGMAELTDIALASRIRVERALEAVGPELNGVLVDVCCFLKGLETVERERQWPVRSAKMLLKVGLAALHRHYNPQLEKERGRGVVLHWGADGYRPQMRPQNM, from the coding sequence ATGACCAAGCAGTTGTCAGTATCCGAAGCGAGGATCATGTGCTTTCTGAAAAACGGCGTCTGCGAGGTTCAGGATTCGGTTCGCGCTACGCATGTGTTGCTCGCGACGGATCAGGGGACCATTGCCGCTTCCCGTTCCGAACTGGACGTCATGCAGAAGAAGGGGTTGCTGCGCTGGGACGAAGAGCGTCTTGTTGCATCGCCGCATTGCGCAAAGCGGTTGAAGGAAGACAACAAGCCGTTGCCCCGTCCGGCGGAAAATGCGCAGACCATCGAATATCTGCAAGGTGAAAAGGTCGAGATCAACCCGGAGGAATCACCGCTTGCCATGCTCTACAGGCGCAGGAATGCGAACGGCTCTACCTTCATCTCGGAAAGTGAGTTTCTTGCCGGTGAGAGGCTGCGTGCCGATTTCACACGCGGATCGCTGATGCCGTCTGTGACAATGCGCTGGGATACCGGTGTCGGAGGCGGGCGCAGCGGGCCGGGCGGCATGGCCGAACTGACCGATATTGCGCTTGCCAGCCGCATTCGTGTCGAGCGGGCGCTGGAAGCGGTCGGGCCGGAACTGAACGGCGTTCTGGTCGATGTCTGCTGCTTCCTGAAAGGTCTTGAAACCGTGGAGCGCGAGCGGCAATGGCCCGTGCGTTCGGCCAAGATGCTGCTCAAGGTCGGTCTGGCCGCTCTGCACAGGCACTATAATCCTCAACTTGAAAAGGAACGGGGCAGAGGTGTCGTCCTGCATTGGGGAGCCGATGGCTATCGACCGCAGATGCGACCACAGAATATGTGA
- a CDS encoding amidase, whose protein sequence is MNSVRDRLENILSRLEARAGSERVFSKVYAQQARAEADAADARLHDGRALGPLDGRIVSIKDLFDVAGEPTLAGSVVRRTATPAAQDATIVRRLRDAGAVIVGKTHMTEFAFTPVGLNPHYGEPGNAVDPTRIPGGSSSGAAVSAAEGTSEIAIGSDTGGSVRIPAALNGIVGFKPTARRVPLDGAFPLAPSLDSVGPLTKTVADAIMTDAIMAGEAPVLPDALPLQGLRVALPKGYLLADMEPDVARHFEASVALLEKTGAIIADLEVDDLIQRLREATRVGSIAGIEASHVHASTWLGDPDANVDIRVKRPLSVRIKVPMETYRGIMETRTALVREMDGRLSGFDMFVTPTTPIVAPTIASVSNDEAEYDRVEGLLLRDTQVGNQFDLCSISVPMPGMTLPTGFMLSARGGTDNRLLAAALSVEKLLG, encoded by the coding sequence ATGAATTCGGTACGGGATCGGCTGGAAAATATCCTGTCGCGCCTGGAAGCGCGGGCCGGGAGCGAGCGCGTTTTCAGCAAGGTCTATGCACAACAGGCGCGCGCCGAGGCGGATGCCGCCGATGCGCGTCTTCATGACGGGCGGGCGCTCGGACCGCTCGACGGGCGTATTGTTTCGATCAAGGACCTTTTCGACGTTGCCGGAGAACCGACGCTTGCCGGTTCAGTTGTTCGCCGCACCGCTACCCCTGCGGCACAGGACGCCACGATTGTCCGGCGTCTGCGCGATGCGGGGGCGGTCATCGTTGGCAAGACCCACATGACGGAATTTGCTTTCACGCCGGTCGGTCTCAATCCGCATTATGGCGAGCCCGGCAATGCGGTCGATCCCACGCGCATTCCGGGCGGATCGTCGTCAGGTGCCGCCGTCTCGGCAGCGGAAGGTACAAGCGAAATCGCCATCGGCTCGGATACTGGCGGATCGGTGCGTATCCCGGCGGCGCTCAATGGTATCGTCGGTTTCAAGCCGACGGCACGGCGCGTACCGCTCGACGGTGCGTTTCCGCTGGCACCGTCGCTCGATTCCGTCGGTCCGCTGACCAAAACGGTGGCCGATGCGATCATGACCGATGCGATCATGGCAGGTGAAGCGCCGGTCCTGCCCGATGCCCTGCCGCTCCAGGGTCTGCGTGTCGCCCTGCCGAAAGGCTATCTTCTGGCCGATATGGAGCCGGATGTTGCAAGGCACTTCGAGGCGTCGGTCGCGCTTCTCGAAAAGACTGGGGCGATCATTGCCGACCTGGAGGTCGACGACCTGATCCAGCGTCTGCGCGAGGCAACGCGTGTCGGTTCCATCGCCGGGATAGAGGCGAGCCATGTTCATGCATCGACCTGGCTCGGCGATCCCGATGCCAATGTCGATATCCGCGTGAAGCGTCCGCTGTCCGTCCGCATCAAGGTTCCGATGGAAACCTATCGTGGAATCATGGAAACGCGCACCGCACTTGTTCGGGAGATGGACGGGCGTTTGAGCGGGTTCGACATGTTTGTAACGCCGACTACGCCGATTGTTGCGCCGACGATTGCGTCGGTCAGCAATGATGAAGCTGAATATGACCGTGTGGAAGGGTTGCTCCTGCGTGATACGCAGGTTGGAAACCAGTTCGACCTGTGTAGCATCAGCGTGCCTATGCCGGGCATGACGCTGCCGACCGGCTTCATGCTCAGCGCACGTGGCGGCACCGACAACAGGCTGCTCGCCGCAGCCTTGTCGGTCGAGAAACTCTTAGGCTGA
- a CDS encoding SufE family protein, which produces MTTTIDSIMSDFEFLDDWEDRYRYVIDLGKELPPYPDDARDAAHKVKGCVSQVWLKTLPQGGNDPVIEFLGDSDAHIVRGLVAIVLALYSGHKASEILAVDPEAILKKLGLDEHLTPQRSNGLRAMVARIRREAELAKESA; this is translated from the coding sequence ATGACCACGACCATCGATAGCATCATGTCCGATTTCGAATTTCTCGACGATTGGGAAGACCGCTATCGCTATGTTATCGATCTCGGCAAGGAACTGCCGCCTTATCCAGACGATGCACGCGACGCAGCGCACAAGGTCAAGGGCTGTGTCAGCCAGGTATGGCTGAAGACGCTTCCGCAAGGTGGCAATGATCCGGTCATCGAGTTTCTGGGCGATTCCGATGCGCATATCGTGCGCGGTCTGGTGGCCATCGTGCTGGCGCTTTATTCGGGCCACAAGGCTTCGGAAATTCTTGCCGTGGACCCGGAAGCCATTCTGAAAAAGCTCGGCCTTGATGAACATCTGACGCCGCAGCGCTCCAACGGCCTGCGCGCCATGGTGGCACGCATTCGCCGTGAAGCGGAGCTCGCGAAAGAATCAGCCTAA